In the Coleofasciculus chthonoplastes PCC 7420 genome, one interval contains:
- a CDS encoding leucine-rich repeat domain-containing protein: MTQLNLSGNQLTQVPESISQLVNLTELDLSVNQLTQVPESISQLVNLTQLDLSHNQLTQVPESITQLVNLTKLNLSVNQLTQVPESISQLVNLTKLNLSGNQLTQVSESISQLVNLTQLSLSGNQLTQFPESISQLVNLTQLSLSRNQLTQVPESISQLVNLTQLNLSYNQLTQVPESISQLVNLTQLDLSVNKLTQVPESISQLVNLTQLNLSYNQLTQVSESISQLVNLTQLSLSGNKLTQVSESISQLVNLTQLSLSGNKLTQVPESISQLVNLTQLSLSDNQLTQVSESISQLVNLTQLDLSSNQLTQVSESISQLVNLTQLDLSSNQLTQVSESISQLVNLTQLNLSINKLTQVPESISQLVNLTWLNLSDNQLTQVPESISQLVNLTQLDLFGNKITEIPDWLEELPNLKELDLRQNPLPISPEILGSPYHQEPGSIEKIFNYCRQLRSGNVLPLNEAKLLLIGQGSVGKTSLIKRLIDNTFDPNQSQTDGLNVTTWTIHVNSKDVRLNVWDFGGQEIYHATHQFFLTKRSLYLLVCNCRTSEEENRIEYWLKLIDSFGGQSPVIIVGNKKDEQPLDINRRALREKYPNIKAIIETSCPISEDDGIDELRQAITREVGQLKEVYDLLPLSWFEVKEHLETMEEDFISYNKYACICERNTISEEHNQEQLIDLLHRLGLVLSFRDHPILQSTNVLNPDWVTQGIYALLSDKILKTETKGILTYDDLSRVLDSQRYPANRHHYLTELMKEFQLCFEIPDCHSSTFLIPGLLPKDEPEDTKLEGDTLEFQYHYRVLPESIMSRFIVLTHDKIHNQIYWRSGVMLAYSEGNETYNIARVKADSEDKKIFISISGRETTRRSFLLMIRDVFNKIHSSFANPEISEWVPVPNYPDHPPLDYQELLGLEAMGEIDYPIGKLRTTVNLRQLLDGYEPLELRQNRRKSDHRDLAKMELLGVEESRDRFHINIYNNNQPRDYSSMSNITNSNHNQNANIANLVNQGQENYAQFTASNCNQTSGANTTELLQLITSMRQTAAQFPQEIQDDIIVDIDDVEEEINKPENQPNLTRLRKRLIALATIGATIATPVAGITDFANNAIDLGDKLGIELQLPSAP, from the coding sequence TTGACACAGCTTAACCTGTCTGGCAATCAACTAACCCAGGTTCCCGAGTCGATTAGTCAATTAGTCAATCTGACCGAGCTTGACCTGTCTGTCAATCAACTAACCCAGGTTCCCGAATCGATTAGTCAATTAGTCAATCTGACACAGCTTGACCTGTCTCATAATCAACTAACCCAGGTTCCTGAGTCGATTACTCAATTAGTCAATCTGACAAAGCTTAACCTGTCTGTCAATCAACTAACCCAGGTTCCCGAATCGATTAGTCAATTAGTCAATCTGACAAAGCTTAACCTGTCTGGCAATCAACTAACCCAGGTTTCCGAATCGATTAGTCAATTAGTCAATCTGACACAGCTTTCCCTGTCTGGCAATCAACTAACCCAGTTTCCTGAGTCGATTAGTCAATTAGTCAATCTGACACAGCTTTCCCTGTCTAGAAATCAACTAACCCAGGTTCCCGAGTCGATTAGTCAATTAGTCAATCTGACACAGCTTAACCTCTCATACAATCAACTAACCCAGGTTCCTGAGTCGATTAGTCAATTAGTCAATCTGACACAGCTTGACCTGTCTGTCAATAAACTAACTCAGGTTCCTGAGTCAATTAGTCAATTAGTCAATCTGACACAGCTTAACCTTTCATACAATCAACTAACCCAGGTTTCTGAGTCGATTAGTCAATTAGTCAATCTGACACAGCTTTCCCTGTCTGGCAATAAACTAACCCAGGTTTCTGAGTCGATTAGTCAATTAGTCAATCTGACACAGCTTTCCCTGTCTGGCAATAAACTAACTCAGGTTCCTGAGTCAATTAGTCAATTAGTCAATCTGACACAGCTTTCCCTGTCTGACAATCAACTAACCCAGGTTTCCGAGTCGATTAGTCAATTAGTCAATCTGACACAGCTTGACCTGTCTAGCAATCAACTAACCCAGGTTTCCGAGTCGATTAGTCAATTAGTCAATCTGACACAGCTTGACCTGTCTAGCAATCAACTAACCCAGGTTTCTGAGTCGATTAGTCAATTAGTCAATCTGACACAGCTTAACCTGTCTATCAATAAACTAACTCAGGTTCCTGAGTCAATTAGTCAATTAGTCAATCTGACATGGCTAAACCTGTCTGACAATCAACTAACCCAGGTTCCCGAATCGATTAGTCAATTAGTCAATCTGACACAGCTTGACCTGTTTGGCAATAAAATCACGGAAATTCCTGATTGGCTAGAAGAATTGCCTAATCTCAAGGAATTAGATTTGCGGCAAAATCCGTTGCCTATTTCACCAGAAATTTTGGGTTCACCATATCATCAAGAGCCAGGATCTATTGAAAAAATATTCAACTATTGTCGCCAGCTCCGTAGTGGAAATGTGCTTCCCCTGAATGAAGCCAAGTTACTTTTGATTGGTCAGGGCAGCGTTGGCAAAACCTCTCTAATTAAGCGTCTGATTGACAACACCTTCGACCCCAATCAATCTCAAACCGATGGGCTTAACGTCACAACCTGGACTATTCATGTCAACAGCAAAGATGTGCGCCTCAATGTTTGGGACTTTGGCGGGCAAGAGATTTACCACGCTACCCACCAATTCTTTCTGACTAAACGTAGTCTCTATCTTTTGGTGTGTAACTGCCGCACCAGTGAAGAGGAGAATCGCATCGAATATTGGCTCAAACTGATTGATAGCTTTGGCGGTCAATCGCCTGTGATCATTGTCGGCAACAAAAAAGACGAACAACCCCTCGACATCAACCGTAGAGCATTACGCGAAAAATATCCCAACATCAAAGCGATTATTGAGACCTCCTGCCCAATCAGTGAAGATGACGGCATTGATGAACTTCGTCAAGCCATTACCCGCGAAGTCGGTCAACTCAAAGAAGTGTATGACCTCCTGCCCCTCTCCTGGTTTGAGGTTAAAGAACACCTGGAAACAATGGAGGAGGACTTTATCTCCTACAACAAATACGCCTGTATCTGTGAGCGGAACACTATTTCTGAAGAACACAACCAGGAACAACTCATCGACCTGCTCCATCGGCTTGGTTTAGTCCTCAGTTTCCGCGACCATCCTATCCTCCAATCCACCAATGTTCTTAACCCCGATTGGGTAACTCAAGGTATCTATGCTCTACTCAGCGATAAAATCCTCAAAACTGAAACTAAAGGCATCCTCACTTACGATGACCTCAGCCGTGTCCTTGATTCGCAGCGTTATCCTGCAAACCGTCATCATTACCTCACAGAGCTGATGAAAGAATTTCAGCTTTGCTTTGAGATTCCCGATTGTCACTCCTCCACCTTCCTCATCCCAGGACTCTTACCCAAAGATGAACCCGAAGACACAAAGCTCGAAGGGGATACGTTGGAGTTTCAATATCACTACCGTGTTTTGCCCGAAAGTATAATGTCTCGCTTCATCGTTCTCACCCACGACAAAATCCACAACCAGATTTACTGGCGCAGTGGGGTGATGCTAGCATACAGCGAAGGGAACGAAACCTACAATATTGCCCGCGTCAAAGCTGATTCGGAAGATAAGAAAATCTTCATCTCCATTAGTGGTCGTGAAACGACCCGGCGCTCGTTTCTATTAATGATTCGCGACGTATTCAACAAAATTCACAGCAGCTTTGCCAACCCCGAAATCAGTGAGTGGGTGCCTGTTCCTAACTATCCTGACCATCCACCCCTTGACTATCAAGAACTCCTGGGACTTGAAGCCATGGGAGAAATAGACTATCCCATTGGTAAACTGCGGACTACAGTCAATTTACGTCAACTGCTAGATGGCTATGAACCACTCGAATTGCGGCAAAACCGGAGAAAGAGCGATCATCGCGATTTAGCTAAGATGGAATTGCTAGGGGTGGAAGAATCGAGAGATCGTTTCCATATCAACATCTACAACAATAACCAACCAAGAGATTACAGCTCCATGTCTAACATTACCAATAGTAATCATAATCAAAACGCAAATATTGCTAACTTAGTCAACCAAGGTCAAGAGAATTATGCTCAATTTACAGCATCCAACTGTAACCAAACCAGTGGCGCTAATACCACTGAACTATTACAACTCATCACCTCTATGCGCCAAACAGCCGCGCAATTTCCCCAGGAAATACAAGATGATATCATTGTTGACATTGATGATGTAGAAGAAGAAATTAATAAACCTGAAAATCAACCTAATTTAACCCGTTTGAGAAAGCGTTTGATTGCCTTAGCAACGATTGGTGCAACCATTGCCACCCCAGTTGCCGGAATAACCGACTTTGCCAATAACGCCATAGATTTAGGGGATAAATTAGGCATTGAACTCCAGCTTCCTTCTGCCCCTTAA